The following is a genomic window from Sporosarcina jeotgali.
ACAAGCATGTGTGATGACAGGTTACCCGGGAAATATTGCGAGTGCGCTCCAGCAAGCAGGCCGTGCAGGAAGAAGACAAGATGATGCGCTCATCATTTATGTTGCGCAGTCCATGGCGCTCGACCAGTACATTATTGAGCATCCTAATTACTTATTAGGCGGATCTCCAGAAGAAGCACATATTCATCCTGACAATATTGTCATTCTGATGGACCATTTAAGGTGTGCATCGTTCGAACTGCCTTTTTCGAAGAACGACCAGTATGCGGAGTTCGATGTCCAGCAGCTGTTGGAATTTTTAGCGTCCGAAGGGGTACTCGTTTTAGCGGGAGAACACTGGCATTGGATGACGGAACGTTTTCCAGCTAGTGAAGTGAGTCTGCGTTCCGCTTCCCAAGAAAATGTAGTGATTATCGATAAAACCCGTCCTAAGGAAACGACGGTCATTGGGGAAATGGATCGATTCAGTGCCATGACGCTGTTGCATGAAGAAGCGATCTATTTACACCAAGGCACGCAATTTCAGGTTGAAATGCTGGATTGGGAAGAAAAGAAAGCATATGTAACAGAAGTGGATGTCGACTATTTTACAGATGCCAATTTAGCTGTTGAGCTGAAAGTAATCAGTGAAGATAAAAAACACGAAGATGCATTCCAGACAGTGGCATTTGGTGATTTAGCTGTTCTTGCCATTCCCACGATATTTAAAAAGATCCGTTTTGATTCTCACGACAATATCGGTTCTGGTCCAATACATTTGCCGGCAGAGGAGCTGCATACAGCTTCGACATGGCTGTCATTTGATATACCTGAAGGATGGACGGAAGCAGTATTGACTGATGCGATGACGGGTGCAGCGCACGCGGTGCAATCGTTTATTCCTTTGTTTGTGCAATGCGATAGAACGGATATTCATGTAGTTCCTCAAGTGAAAGCAGTCCATACCGGGAAACCGACATTTTTCATTTACGATAGTTATCCCGGAGGAATCGGGTTGAGTGAAAAGATGTTTGATCAATGGAATGCATTACTGCGTCAGGCAGCCGCGCATGTTAATTCATGTGAGTGTGAGGCAGGGTGCCCGATTTGTACAGGTCCGCCCGAATCTGATATGAATTTAAAAACAGGTGCAGCACAACTTTTAAAGAGTTTAGCGGGCGGTGACAGGCGTGTCGTATGAACAAAATTTAATGAAGATGAAGGGCATGCTGAAAAAATCGACATCGGAGACTTCGATACAGAAAGAAACTTCGAAGATTGTTCAAGCGTCCTCTCCTAGTTACGAATCGAATTGGCTGGCAGCCGGTCTTGAAAAAGAGACCAATCAATACGGGACTGTTTATAAGAAAATTGTGGACTATGACGAAACGTATTCTCATGGGAACTATCAACTAACTGAATTGACGGCCACGCTGCAAAAATGGAAGAGTTCAGGGGAAAGACATCCGTTAGCACCTGATCCGGATAAACGACTTCTCTTTTTTGACACAGAAACCACAGGGTTAAAAGGGACCGGTACTCTCATTTTCTTAATTGGTTTAATCGAACAGCATGGAAATGGCTTCAGAATGATTCAATATGTCCTGCCTGGCCCTGCTCATGAAGCAGCGTTCCTTTATGCAACTGGGTTATGGGAAAAGCCGGTTACACTAGTTATGTATAACGGAAAGAGTTTCGATATGCCTCAATTGGATACTAGATGGACAATGAATCGCAACTTACTCCCGCCATTGCCGAAACACGATCAAATAGACTTGCTCCACGGCTCCAGACGTATTTGGAAACATGAGATGGAGTCGTTCAAACTGCCTGCAGTCGAAGAAGAACAGCTTGGATTTGTACGGGAAGACGATATGCCCGGACACATGGCACCGATCATCTATCAAGATGCAGTGAAAAATGGCCGTGCAGAAATGCTGATGAAGATTTTGCTGCATAATGAGTACGATATTTTATCACTCGTTACGTTGTATATCCGTTCGACAGACCTTCTTTTGCAAGAAGAGTTATCAGGAACTGCAATCAGTCAAACAAATATCGGCAAATGGTATGCTGATTTAAAGTCTCACAGCCGTGCAAGTGCTGTCTTAGAGCAGGTAATTGAGGAATATGGGACGCAGCACCCAACGACACACTTTCATTTTGGATTTCTTTTAAAAAGGGAAGGGAAATATAGCGAGTCAATAGATGCTTTTGGTGTGTGTATGACGAAGTCCGCTGGGCGGGAACGAATTATTGCACTTGAAGAAATGGCGAAGCTATATGAGCACAAAAATAAGGATTGTACAAAGGCATTGCAACTTTGCGGGGTTGCTAAAGGTCTGCTAGCACGTGATTCATCGCTGACGGGTTCATTTTCTATCCGCATGATTGCAGAATTCACAAAACGGGAAATGAGACTGAAAAGAAAATTATTTCCCGGGCAAGCGCAGAAGTCGACAAAATAACACTGTTAAACTTGACGCAAGCAGACAGACTTGGACAGAATATGCTATACTTAGAGCAGTTACCACTGATGGAAGGACGTTGTTGAATGGATATTAAATTGGATTCAAAAACGATTCTTGAAAAAGAGTTTAAAACAGGAATGCGCGGTTACAACCAAGAAGAAGTCGATTTGTTTTTAGATAGTGTAATTCATGATTATGAAAGTTTTAAAAAACGGATCGCTGAACTTGAACGCGAAAACGGAGAACTTCAGAACGAATTATCTACTGTACAGAAACGCCCGGCATCAAGTGCACCTGGTACAACAAACTTCGACCTGTTAAAACGTATTTCTAATTTAGAAAAAGCAGTGTTTGGAAGTAAACTTTCAGGAAACGAATAAAACGGACCCCGCTTTTCCTTGCGAAAAGCGGGGTTCTCCTGTATACTTATCAAGCCATGACGGAAATTCAGGTAATTGCTGCAGTGCTAGACACTGGAGAGGAAAGTCCATGCTCACACGGTACTGAGATGTCCGTAGTGTTCGTGCCCGGCCAAAAAATAAGCCGGGGCGCTGTTTACTCAGCTGACGGCGGAAATAATTCCTAAGTCCTTTTAGGATATGGAAGACGTTTCCTGAAAAGTGCCACAGTGACGGAGCTGTATCGGAAACGGTACAGGTGGAACGAGGTAAACCCCGCGAGTGAGAAACCCAAATTATGGTAGGGGCGCTCTTCCGAAGGAAATGAACGGAGGAAGGGACAGACAATCGTCTGTAGATAGATGATTACCACCCTGAGTACGAGGTGTAAACCGTTTGAGTACAAGGGAACAAAACATGGCTTACGAATTTCCTGATGGTACTTACATGTATACATTCATGCTCTCCTGTATTTATGGAGAGCATTTCTGCGTTAGTAAACAGGTTTACTCATATATTGGACGTACATAAGAGATGAAACAATGGAGAGGAAGTGTGCAATTCATGAAAGAATACAAATTGGTAGCAACTGCTGCGATGGGTCTTGAAGGACTCGTTGCAGAAGAAGTGAAAGCACTAGGATATGAAACAATGACTGAGAATGGAAAAGTTTATTTTTCCGGAGACGCACATGCAATTGCAAAAGCGAATATGTGGTTGAGAATTGCAGACCGAGTGCGCATTATTGTAGGAGAATTCAAGGCGGCTACTTTCGACGAGCTATTTGAAAAGACGAAAGAGTTACCGTGGGAAGATTACCTTCCTGTGGATGCGGCTTTTCCAGTTGCAGGAAAGTCCGTCAAATCGATTTTATACAGTGTACCTGATTGCCAAGCAATTGTGAAAAAAGCGATTGCGGAAAAACTTAAAACTGTTCATGGCCGTGTTGGGTTTTTAGATGAAACAGGTCCTTTATTCAAATTGGAAGTATCAATATTAAAAGATAAGGTGACACTGACTATCGATTCCAGTGGTGCAGGTTTGCATAAACGCGGTTATCGTATAGGACAAGGGGATGCGCCTTTAAAAGAAACGTTAGCGGCAGCCCTTGTAAAATTGACAAAATGGAACCCGGATCGGCCATTTGTAGATCCTTTCTGCGGATCTGGAACGATTCCGATTGAAGCAGCGATGCTGGGTCAAAACTTAGCGCCGGGGTATAATCGGGAATTTTTAAGCGAACAGTGGCCATGGATGGCAGAATCCGTATGGGATCGCGTGCGTGAAGAAGTGGAAGATGTCGCTGATTATGATCGAAAACTAATGATTTCAGGTTCAGACTGGGATCCGGCAATGATAAAAATCGCAGAAAAAAATGCGGCTGAAGCAGGATTCTTAGATATCATCAATTGGGATGTTTGCAACGTTGCAGACCTTGCACTCGAAGGCGAAAACGGAGTCCTAGTTGGTAATCCGCCATATGGGGAACGACTTGGTGAACTTGAAGAAGCTGAAGACATCACGGCTACACTTGGGAATGTAATGAAACCTTATCCGTCGTGGTCAGTCTATATGCTTTCTTCTCTTGAAAACTTTGAGACGATGTACGGCAAAAGAGCTACTAAGAAACGTAAACTTTTCAATGGTTTCATACGCACAGACCTTTATCAGTTCTGGGGTAAACGAAGCTAACCGAAATAGATTAAAAAGAGAGGGTTCTCCTCTCTTTTCTTATGGAATAGAAAGGGGTTCACTATGACTGGAAAGTTACCATTTGCACTTACGCGTGACAAAACATTCTACGAATCACTCAATGAGTGGATCGGAGATACTCTGTATGATGACCTTACCGAAAAAGGATTTGACTGCAGGGATGAACAAATCTACATGTCATTTCAAATCGAACAAGCGCTGCGTGAAAAAGAAGTATTATTTGCAGAAGCAGGAGTTGGAACGGGGAAAACGATTGCATACTTACTTCCTGCGATCGCCTATGCCCGCTATACGGGAAAACCAGCTCTAATTTCTTGCGCAGACGAAACGTTAATTGATCAACTTGTAAAAGAGGAAGGCGACATTCGTAAAATTGGTGAAGCGCTGGAACTTACCATCGATGTCCGGCTAGCAAAATCTCGTGATCAGTATCTTTGTTTGAAGCGTCTAGAAGAAATGAATCGTATTGGGGAAGAATATGCCGAGAATGTAGAAGATAGTTTGCCGGATTTCGTCTATGGTCCTGCTTCTTTATCTGAAGTCTATCCATACGGAGAACGCTCATCTTACCCGGATCTAAGTGATGGTGAATGGGAAACGATTAATTACCATCCAATCCAGCAATGCGGCGGATGCGACTTACGGAACCGATGCGGTCAAACAATACACCGCAGCGAATATCGAAAAGCAGCTGATCTGATCATCTGTTCTCACGATTTCTTTATGGAACATCTTTGGACAAAAGAGTCAAGGAAACGGCAGGGGCAGCTTCCGTTATTGCCTGAAGTTTCAATGGCTGTTTTTGATGAAGGTCATTTATTAGAATACGCTGCTCAACGAGCGCTCACGTATGAAGTGCAAGATAGTACACTTCTTGGTCTGCTGGAACGTGTCATGACGGATGGTGTTCGTGAACAAACACTGCAGCTGATGGAACAGCTAATGGAGTGCCATGAATTATTCTTCGATTATTTATCTGAATGTGCACAAGAGGATGGAGAGGAAAGACTTGCGATTTCAAAATCTGCGGAACTTGTGAACACAGCCCGCGAAGCAGTTCGTCTTTCAAATGCATTGCTTGAGGAGTTTGTTTTCGATAGCGAGCTTTATGTAATACCGGAGTATGACTTGAGAATGGTAGAAGAGTATCTGGAACAATATATATTCTCGTTAGAATTGTTCTCAGACAATGCGGAAGCTGTTGACTGGGCAGAAGATCGTGAAGGGGAGCTGACTCTCGTTATAATGCCTCGATTGGTAACTGACGTTTTGCAAGAGCGTCTGTTTTCTGAAAAACTGCCAATCATTTTCTCGTCTGCAACATTGTCTGTACAAAATGATTTTTCGTTTTTAGCGAACAACCTTGGTATTGAGCATTCGGTTTCGTTTTCAATTGAATCTCCATACGATTATGAAGAAGTCATGGACCTCACTATCGAGTCGTTACCTGAAGATGGGAAAATGAACCGGCTTGTCGAATTATTGAATGATGGTGAACAGACGCTGGTACTGTTTAAGTCGAAGCAATCGATGGAGAATTTCCGGGCGCAATTGCCAGAGGGGCACCTCCCGTTTACAGCATTTGAAGGGGATCGCGAACTCTCTTCGATTGTTAAGGAATTCCAAGCGAAACAATGGTCTGCGTTCTGTTCGTATCATCTCTGGGAAGGGCTGGATATTCCTCATGATGCCTTAACACGAGTTGTCATATATGATTTGCCTTTACCTCCTGCTGACCCATTATTCAATGCTAAGCGCAGCCATGCCGAGTCTCCGTTTGAAGAAGTGGACTTGCCTTATATGCTGCTCCGTTTACGGCAAGGCGTCGGCCGGCTGATTCGGACTGCGACTGACTCAGGTTCTGTTCATATATTGCTGAACCCGGAGGAATCTGAATTAGTTCCTTCTTTTGAATCGATATTTCCTGTTGCGCCAAAAGTGAAATCTTAAATAAAAAACAAAAAGCAACAGGCATCTGCCTAGCTGCTTTTTGTTTTTTTATTTGTAATTTAACAGCGTTTCTACAGATCTAGTCAAGCTTCATCGATTGTGAGCAATACATTTGAAGGGGGGGCGTTGTTAAAGTTCAGCGGCAGTTTAAATGCCTGCTGGAAACCATAGAACTTCGTTTCTCCGGTTAAAACAGTAGGTGGCGATATATCCAGAGTCAGTGCGTCCTTTTCGAGGAGAGTGCACAGATTTCCTGCGACCATATTTCCGAGCTCTCCGGTGAATGACTCAATCATCTCTCCTTCTATCTTCATTCCAAACATCGCTTCTCCAATCTGAGAAATTGTCGATTCGTTCGTATCGATAATTAGTCTTCCACGAACATCCCCGAGCAGTGCGATTAATACACTTAGTTCTTTTTGTTCATAAGGCTGGGTAGTGAGTGAAGGTGGAAGAACTTCGAATTGAATGGGAATAACAGTAGTTAAGGATTGGATAGTACTATTTAATATGTGTTGAATCGTTTTTGCATCAGTCATTTAGACACCTCTTCGTCAGGTATTAATAGTTCAATGATACCACTCATCCAGATAATTGTATAGAGTATTTCTTTAATTTACAATGCAGAATATATGAATAGAGTGTGAACGAGATATAATGGTATGATAGACAAAGCTCTAGGAGAAGGGATCGAAGTGTTTATGACTCAACATAAAGATTTTTTAGACGAAACCGCTATACTTGGCCTGCTCTGTAAAGAAGATGGAGATCAGGAACGGTTTCAAAAAGCAGCAATGCTCGCACAGAAACTCGTAAAAGATGACTATACCATAGCATTTGCAGGGCACTTTTCAGCAGGGAAATCATCTATGATTAATGCACTGACAGGAGAGGATTTGTTGCCATCCAGTCCTATTCCGACAAGCGCAAATATCGTTAAAATACATAAAGATGTCGAAGACTTTGCCATCGTGCATCGACAAGATGGGACTTCCG
Proteins encoded in this region:
- a CDS encoding DEAD/DEAH box helicase, which encodes MRTNSNLQSFIDDLKQDPDFAANVKHYKVTEGKDATYAPFPDKLHASLKEALASKGIHQLYSHQREAFDFAQQGKSYTAVTPTASGKSLCYHLPVLQSILENEAARALYLFPTKALAQDQLADLHELIEASGESILSYTYDGDTAPGLRTKVRKSGHIVLTNPDMLHSGILPHHTKWVSLFENLKYIVIDELHTYKGVFGTHVAHVLRRLKRICAYYGSNPVFICTSATIANPQQLAENLTNSSMELIAENGAPAGKKHFLFYNPPVVHETFGIRRSAVLEVRDIASRLYREGVQTIIFAKSRVRVEMLVTYMKELTKKKLMDETIMGYRGGYLPSERRKIEKGLRDGTIKTVVSTNALELGIDIGQLQACVMTGYPGNIASALQQAGRAGRRQDDALIIYVAQSMALDQYIIEHPNYLLGGSPEEAHIHPDNIVILMDHLRCASFELPFSKNDQYAEFDVQQLLEFLASEGVLVLAGEHWHWMTERFPASEVSLRSASQENVVIIDKTRPKETTVIGEMDRFSAMTLLHEEAIYLHQGTQFQVEMLDWEEKKAYVTEVDVDYFTDANLAVELKVISEDKKHEDAFQTVAFGDLAVLAIPTIFKKIRFDSHDNIGSGPIHLPAEELHTASTWLSFDIPEGWTEAVLTDAMTGAAHAVQSFIPLFVQCDRTDIHVVPQVKAVHTGKPTFFIYDSYPGGIGLSEKMFDQWNALLRQAAAHVNSCECEAGCPICTGPPESDMNLKTGAAQLLKSLAGGDRRVV
- a CDS encoding ribonuclease H-like domain-containing protein encodes the protein MSYEQNLMKMKGMLKKSTSETSIQKETSKIVQASSPSYESNWLAAGLEKETNQYGTVYKKIVDYDETYSHGNYQLTELTATLQKWKSSGERHPLAPDPDKRLLFFDTETTGLKGTGTLIFLIGLIEQHGNGFRMIQYVLPGPAHEAAFLYATGLWEKPVTLVMYNGKSFDMPQLDTRWTMNRNLLPPLPKHDQIDLLHGSRRIWKHEMESFKLPAVEEEQLGFVREDDMPGHMAPIIYQDAVKNGRAEMLMKILLHNEYDILSLVTLYIRSTDLLLQEELSGTAISQTNIGKWYADLKSHSRASAVLEQVIEEYGTQHPTTHFHFGFLLKREGKYSESIDAFGVCMTKSAGRERIIALEEMAKLYEHKNKDCTKALQLCGVAKGLLARDSSLTGSFSIRMIAEFTKREMRLKRKLFPGQAQKSTK
- the gpsB gene encoding cell division regulator GpsB, with translation MDIKLDSKTILEKEFKTGMRGYNQEEVDLFLDSVIHDYESFKKRIAELERENGELQNELSTVQKRPASSAPGTTNFDLLKRISNLEKAVFGSKLSGNE
- a CDS encoding THUMP domain-containing class I SAM-dependent RNA methyltransferase; translation: MKEYKLVATAAMGLEGLVAEEVKALGYETMTENGKVYFSGDAHAIAKANMWLRIADRVRIIVGEFKAATFDELFEKTKELPWEDYLPVDAAFPVAGKSVKSILYSVPDCQAIVKKAIAEKLKTVHGRVGFLDETGPLFKLEVSILKDKVTLTIDSSGAGLHKRGYRIGQGDAPLKETLAAALVKLTKWNPDRPFVDPFCGSGTIPIEAAMLGQNLAPGYNREFLSEQWPWMAESVWDRVREEVEDVADYDRKLMISGSDWDPAMIKIAEKNAAEAGFLDIINWDVCNVADLALEGENGVLVGNPPYGERLGELEEAEDITATLGNVMKPYPSWSVYMLSSLENFETMYGKRATKKRKLFNGFIRTDLYQFWGKRS
- a CDS encoding ATP-dependent DNA helicase, with amino-acid sequence MTGKLPFALTRDKTFYESLNEWIGDTLYDDLTEKGFDCRDEQIYMSFQIEQALREKEVLFAEAGVGTGKTIAYLLPAIAYARYTGKPALISCADETLIDQLVKEEGDIRKIGEALELTIDVRLAKSRDQYLCLKRLEEMNRIGEEYAENVEDSLPDFVYGPASLSEVYPYGERSSYPDLSDGEWETINYHPIQQCGGCDLRNRCGQTIHRSEYRKAADLIICSHDFFMEHLWTKESRKRQGQLPLLPEVSMAVFDEGHLLEYAAQRALTYEVQDSTLLGLLERVMTDGVREQTLQLMEQLMECHELFFDYLSECAQEDGEERLAISKSAELVNTAREAVRLSNALLEEFVFDSELYVIPEYDLRMVEEYLEQYIFSLELFSDNAEAVDWAEDREGELTLVIMPRLVTDVLQERLFSEKLPIIFSSATLSVQNDFSFLANNLGIEHSVSFSIESPYDYEEVMDLTIESLPEDGKMNRLVELLNDGEQTLVLFKSKQSMENFRAQLPEGHLPFTAFEGDRELSSIVKEFQAKQWSAFCSYHLWEGLDIPHDALTRVVIYDLPLPPADPLFNAKRSHAESPFEEVDLPYMLLRLRQGVGRLIRTATDSGSVHILLNPEESELVPSFESIFPVAPKVKS
- a CDS encoding chemotaxis protein CheX; translation: MTDAKTIQHILNSTIQSLTTVIPIQFEVLPPSLTTQPYEQKELSVLIALLGDVRGRLIIDTNESTISQIGEAMFGMKIEGEMIESFTGELGNMVAGNLCTLLEKDALTLDISPPTVLTGETKFYGFQQAFKLPLNFNNAPPSNVLLTIDEA